In Centroberyx gerrardi isolate f3 chromosome 7, fCenGer3.hap1.cur.20231027, whole genome shotgun sequence, the sequence TTTGGAGCTGTTCATGTGAAATCAAAATATGTAATTAATTTTCATAATTTTGCAAACTATGTTCTCTCTCCTTGTAGTGGGGGGCACTTCAACcctgctgtttctgtgtctgtgttcctGATTGGGGGTCTGAACGTCTTTCAGCTGGTCCCCTACATACTGGCTCAGCTCTGTGGCGGGATGATGGGAGCGGGCCTGGCCAAGGTGGATTATTCTTGCATAGTAAAACTCACAGCCGTAAAGCCAGATAGAAATGAACTGCTCAGATAAATACAGACTTTTTCACACTTTAAATGTTTCCTCAGTGAACTTGCATACTCACTTCTAGTGCGGTAACTTTCACCACAATCTGCTGGCTGATACACATAtctatagatatagatatagatatccCCATGATGCAGAGTGGCAGGTTGAGAagcattcacacattcattgttAATTTATTACCATGTGACTGTTGAACTGAGCTTTAGAGGAGTAGTTGATAACTCTTTTCATTACAAGTATGCAAATATCATGATTGTATTCAGGTAATAGTCAGTCCTTTAAAGTAAAGCAATATATTAGTAAGTGTTGAATGAATAGGCCTGCCATTTACTTGTGTTGAGTGAAGCCCAAACATGTCATTGCCCTTCCTTTTCATGTCATTAAAAAGTAAAGGCATGGTCATGGTCAAGCTACATCAGCAAGGAATGGCATGGTGTCTACGTCATTCTAACCATCCAGGTTTGTTAAAccttctctgttttttccctttccctccaGGTAATCACTCCAGAGGGGAACTATGCTAACTCCACAGGGGCAGCCTTTACCACAGTGAAGGGGGATGCCCAGATTGGCCCAGCCACTGTGGCAGAGATGGCAATGACCCTGTTCCTCACCATGGTGGTGTGTATGGGAGCAGTAAACAAACGCACTTCCAGCCTGCTTGCACCTCTCTGCATTGGGCTCACCGTGACTGCTGACATCCTGGTTGGGTGAGCATCCATTCTAGTGATACACACATAATAGCGGTCTATAGAAAAGAGACTGACATTGTAGCCATACGGAACACTAGTGAGGGATGGTTAAGATGCTGTTCGAAAATATCCCAAGAAATATTAATCTAAAACAAAAGGCATTAGAACAGCCAAAGTGAGAGAAACTGTGTTGCCTTATTGAAAAGTTGTCAAATAACAGATTTGTCATAACACTACTTGCTCTCATCTGTCTTGCGTGATATACCCTGTATAGGGGAGCGGTATCTGGGGCATGTATGAACCCTGCTCGGGCATTCGGCCCCGCTGTGATGGCGAACCACTGGAGCTACCACTGGATCTACTGGGTTGGTCCCATGTCAGGGGCCATGCTCACTGGGAGCATTATACGGTACAGCACATTGTCCTATTCACCAGGTCAACACCTCTGGGTGGAAATTACGCTGATGATGATTGAAAACGATCAATTAGTGATACAACAAttcatcttcatctcctttTAAATTGAAATATTCCGACATTAGATGGCTATTTTGGTCTGAATGCTTGCCTTATCTTTCCATATCTGGCTGAAAATTAGCATAGATTTCACCATATTACTGTGCATAGGTGATAAGATTTATGGATATAGACAGTAAAGAGGACACCCAATAAGGATCCATCCTCACAAACATTAACCTGAGTGTCTGGAAACATGATGGGAACATACTAATCAAGTGCCCCCTATTGTAGTTGGCTCGTTAACCTCGCTTTTGACGCCTTTTTATCTTTACGATGCCTTGCTACAATATTTGAGTCTGTCTATAAACATATATGTCCGATTTCATGTGAGGAACAAAATAGGCCCCTTCTGAGAAAGGCCATAATTTTTCCATGCGGGAGCTCCCTCCccaaaaatgtcttttacacatttgtttctgtctgtcctctaATGACATGTTATTTTCATTTGTCCATTTCCAGGCTACTGATGGGTGACAGGAATATCCGTGTTCTATTCAGTTGACACAAAGTTCAACTTATGTTCATTATTGCTGTGCTCACTATTGAATATTGTACACTTCTATTCTTACATATGTTAATGAAACTTATGCATAATTAGCATTTTGTACTATTGGGCATGATTTCTGTAAAGTTTAAAGATTTCTTTTCATGTTCCCATAGTGTTAATATTAAGAGCAAATTGCATTTCCACTTAGATTGGACTGATATTTTAGATAAAATCTAATTTAGCATTCAGGTCAACATTTTTGCTTTAATATGGGTtgcatttgaaaaataaagaaatcacattCCACAATTTTGAAGAGTCAGAAATCAGTTTATTGTTTTAGGCCTACTGTCAATATGGGTCAAATTATTTCTTATGTATTtctctatgtttatgtctattGTCATATCATCTGCAAGTTCTATTCacctttaatattttttagtcTAGAATTTACTCTCTGCATTTTAGCCAGCACTTGTCTCTACTGTTATAGTAGCCTAGATTATTTGTACCTTGGTCATTCAATTTGTACcttgtatgttttgtgtgtgtgctgacacacacacacacaaaacatacacacaagtaaCTGTCTGTCACAGCCGCTCCAGTAGGTATATTAAGTATATAAACTAGTGCTTTGCAAACCAGTTGGGGGAACCTGGTGTGCATCTGGTGCATCCAGAGCTCTAATAGTTACATAAagttagttaatagttaatagttaaaAGTTATTCTAATTAAACTTGGTTATTCAATTTGCTGCTTGTCTCCCTAACCATGTTCCTGTTACCTTTAAATGCTGTTGAGCCCTTATACCAAAACTCCCTCACCACAAACTGGAGAATGTCAGACCACTGCTCATTGATCGaggaaggtaaaaaaaacaacaacagtattaTCTCCAACAAATGGAGATCCTGAGGATTTTCTGCTCCATAGCTCCACCCACTGGTGGAGGGTGAAAGCAACCTGAACTCTGTTTTGCAGCTTCTGCTGTCACTCAATATGATTTGCACCTCAAAACTATTCTGACATGATCAGTAGCAAGTTTCAGCTGCGTTGTTTGTGACAGGGCTTCAGGGGAAAGTCTGAGTCAACTTGTTTACTGTAGTACCAACCTGGAGCAAAGGTACAAACTCTCTAGTCCTCACGTTCATGACTACAATAGGGTGTTGATTAATGaatcatttcttttatttaatgtGTGATCACATTTCAGGAAATGATTAGTGAATACGCGGCTGCTGTAACATGAAATTAAGTACACGGACAATGGTGAAGTAATCTTTTCCCCaattgaaaacagaaaacagacttTGCACAGGGTTAAATACTTAAGAGATGTTCTCTATCTTATCTAATGCATTCCGGCTTGCATTATTGTCTCGGCTGATGTTCATTTCACAATTTTATCATCATGACTACCTTAGAAGAACTATCTACCTCAAAATACATGGGAATTGTTTGTGAAACCAGCCAAGCAGAATCTTAGCTGACCTTTATTACTCATTGTCAGGGTTCCAGTCCAAGAAGGAGTTTTCCAGCCCTAGCCATTATGTGGCCCTTGCCCTGGTTTGTCCTGCTTTCCCCCTGCTATGGAAAAGTGGCTTTTGAAAATTTAACTTCAAAGTAAATTATTAGGTTTCAATCATTGACAACAAACTGGCAGATTTTTAAACTGTTCATGGCACAGTTCATAATCTTGTCAGCAAATGCACAAGATATTCACCTGAGCCAGTGAGGTCATGTGATGAGAGAGCATGTGATGATCAAACTTAGATTAATAAGAAATAGAGTCAGCGAGTCCACAGCAGGTCAGTGGAGCAATCCTACCTGATGCCCTGCCTCCAGGGTCTGTCCTCATGAACCTACCAAAGTTCAGGTGATTAGCTGACACAGGCATGGAGATATTTGGATGCACGCTGCGGGACAGCATCGTCAGTGTTGCATCTTCAGCTCTTACAACCAGACCTCTCTGAAGACTCTCCGTCATGGCCGATGAGAAGCTGGAGATGGGTGAAGTTGGGGCGTCTCTTATGTCTGCAGAACCTAAGAAGCCTCCGGTCAGACCTCCCAACAAATTTGAGCGTTTGATCCAGCCGTGCCTGGCCGAGCTGGTGGGGACTACGTTCTTTGTGTTCATCGGGTGCGTCTCGGTCATAGAGAATGTGGAGGCTGCAGGGAGGCTACAGCCCGCTCTGGTGCACGGTCTGGCTGTGGCCATCATGGTGGCTTGCATGGCTGAGATCAGGTGAGCATCATCTTCGGCATTCCTTCAAATATTTGAATAGCCTGCTTGTTTTTCTTATCTGTTTTTTCCCTGCCATGCATGCTGAGGTTTGCCATGAATTATGTGCTTTTCTCAGTGGTCAGAGGATTCTCTTCTGTGTGTTAGATGGTAGAGAAATATGCACACATCTTATATTTTTCAGAAGCAGTATTTCTAAATACTTTCCTCTCTTATTGTGTATTTGAGGTGCATGTTGAGTTAAAGTGTTCCTTGTTTAGATAAGGTAATAAGACAAGAGGTTGCAAAATTCTCCAGGCAACATTACTCATTCAGTAGTTGTGAATTCATTAATCTTCCACATGCTACTGTATAACACATCACATAACAccacatttgacattttgaggGATATGGCATTTATAAAACAGCCCTCAAATTAATAGATATTGCCCTGTTATTAGGCCAACCTACTAACATTAAGACTATCTAATCCTATATAGATGGTGCCCTTTAAAGTGAAGCTCATGACTAATACAAAGGTGAACGTATAAGGACAAAAACTCAAACAGCACTTTAAATGTAACCCTAGGAACTGAACTTTTGTAcatgtcttctctctccccagtgGCTCCCATTTCAACCCCCCGTTCACCCTGGCCATCTACCTGTGTGGGGGTATGGAGATGAATATGGTGGCCCCATACCTTGCGTGCCAATTGGTTGGAGGAGTGATTGGAGCTGCTATGGCAAAAGTGAATTGGTTTATCAATCTaaaatgtggagagagagagagaaagagagagtattcCATTGTCTCATCTATCGCATTCTTCATCAACCAACTACGGCAGTGGTCATATTTGTGTGCCAATTTCCATCATTATTAAACACGTGTTGCACAGCCAAGCTGtattcaaacacacaaaactttattttaaattctagtcacaATCCAAGGGGTTCCACAGATagcaaatatgtcatgctgaattatatggaaatgtgtataaaatgatgcacaagagatctagatttttttccatttgatgtaatgtgcagccataaaaaatgtcATCTTGTGTTTGAATATTTTACTCAATATAAGCATGATCTAGCTTCAATGAAGTGTTGGAACGAGCAGGTGTTGTAGATTAAGGAAAAAATCTACAAATagctttgaagctacttaaggggaaaaaatcagAGTTCAAGGGGTTAATACCATCTTAGAGTGACATATAAATAACTTCTTCACAACTGAATCATTGCTGATCAATGCCTACAGGCAATGACCTCCAGAGAGAACTATGCCAAGGCCCAGGGAGCTGCATTTGATCTGCTGCAGTCTGATAGTCAGCTAGGGGGCGCTCTGTTCGGAGAGATCGCCATGACCTGCCTGGTCACCATGGTGGTGCTGCTGGGGGCCGTCAACCCCAAGAGCAGGAGCCCCTTGGTGCCATTCATGGTGGGCTGCACCGTCATCATCAACGTCCTGGCTGGGTGAGTCACTGAAGAATTAGTGAGAAGAAGAATGGTGGATCTGGAGATGaggagttaatttccaaaactatatatccattttaagagtagatgtcacttttttctaATGGTTTAGATAATATCTTCCTGGCTTTATCCAAGAGATAAGATTTCAGGATCTCAAATTTCATTTGCATCTATCTACATCTCACATATGGATTGCAGACATGAAGATAGGATAGAAATGTACAATAAGAGATGCTCATCACAATAGTAATTACAGGTAAACCGCCTTGTTTGAAGATTCCTGCTCACATAATTATGTGTAACTCATCTGGTGTAAACTGAACTTCTCACTGAAGTTAATCTAAAGTATCTTTGTCTTTTCTCAGTGGGGATGTGTCTGGTACCTGTCTGAACCCAGCCAGAGCCTTTGGCCCAGCACTAGTGAACAACTATTGGACCTACCACTGGGTCTACTGGGTAGGACCCATCGCAGGGGGGCTAATAGCTGCTGCACTGGTTCGGTAGGTGCAGCACAACCTAAACGGAAACTTTAGATGATCCTGCTTTGATAGTATATTGTATGGATATCATGGACATATGTATAACTGACTGTTTGAACAAATTAAACCTATGCAAtaattttcctgttttccagACTCCTCCTTGGAGACAGGAGCATTCGACTCATCCTGAAATGAGACCATTGTACATGGATTTGAGTGAGATGAATCATGAGACAGCTGTATCATCTCCACTCAAAATATAACCCCCTCTTCTGTTCCACTGAGATGTTTGTATGTCCGTACACTCTTTGTGCTATATAATAAAGTACATTTTTTTACACAATAAAAAGTGAAGTCTTGATTCATCTTACTTTTTGTGCTTTGCCCATGAAGTGTGTCACTTGACTCGTATTCTCAAATTACAAGAGGTGGTCAAAGTGGTgatattagaaaaaaaacagtgcttTAAGCCTTGTAGAGAATTGGTTACCAGCAGGGATGTAATATTATGCTTAGCTCACAGTTTGAAGTTAAAATTAAACAAAGCTGCAGATGATGATTAAACTGAGTAAAGTTTACTTGTGGGATGAAAAACGCAATGGAAGACAGTCTTTGTACTTTGGCATGAGAGAGTGATACTGATTTGTGAATTAAGTTGCAGCTGCACATATAAGTAAATGATTGTAACTTACATCAtga encodes:
- the LOC139928622 gene encoding aquaporin-8-like; translation: MSTADISVSLEEKGQTDKAVYSKWRDGFERHVQPCLAELLGSALFILVGCLSVIENTEGTGRLQPALAHGLALGIVIAVLGEISGGHFNPAVSVSVFLIGGLNVFQLVPYILAQLCGGMMGAGLAKVITPEGNYANSTGAAFTTVKGDAQIGPATVAEMAMTLFLTMVVCMGAVNKRTSSLLAPLCIGLTVTADILVGGAVSGACMNPARAFGPAVMANHWSYHWIYWVGPMSGAMLTGSIIRLLMGDRNIRVLFS
- the aqp8b gene encoding aquaporin-8b; its protein translation is MADEKLEMGEVGASLMSAEPKKPPVRPPNKFERLIQPCLAELVGTTFFVFIGCVSVIENVEAAGRLQPALVHGLAVAIMVACMAEISGSHFNPPFTLAIYLCGGMEMNMVAPYLACQLVGGVIGAAMAKAMTSRENYAKAQGAAFDLLQSDSQLGGALFGEIAMTCLVTMVVLLGAVNPKSRSPLVPFMVGCTVIINVLAGGDVSGTCLNPARAFGPALVNNYWTYHWVYWVGPIAGGLIAAALVRLLLGDRSIRLILK